AGGTCCTTGGAAGAAGTAACTCCCGAATCTTTGGATGCTCTTATCACTAAAATTGTGAACGGAAAATTGGCGGAAAACCAATTGGACGAATGTGGACTCACATTAGGAGATCTTGAAGTTGTAAAATTCTCCTTTAAAGAAGTTCTTCTCTCTAGTCTTCACTCTAGACCTAAATATCCTAAACCTGAGGATACAAAAGCTTTAGAAGAGAAGAACAAAAATATTTTGGGGAAACACGCCCCTAAGAGTCACTGACTTGTTCGAGTTCTCTTCGGATTTCGATCCGAATTCTCTTCCTAATTGGTTATCCGAATCTTCTCTGGAATCTCGTTGGAAAATTTTAAGTACATTCTCTTTTCCTAATATAAATACTCATATTTCTTTGGTTCTAACTGACGATGAATCGATCCAAGAATTGAATCGTGTGCGAAGAGGGAAAGATTATCCAACTGACGTGCTTTCCTTTCCTTTAAGTTTTGATCTGACTCCTTGGGAACTTCCCCCCAACAAAAAAGAAAATTTCGGACCTATCCTGAGTTTAGGAGAGATTGTGATCTCCTGGGATACATGCAAAGCTCAGGCAAAAAGTATAGGTCATAGTGAAGAAGATGAATTTTTCAGATTATTCGTGCATGGTTTTTTACATTTAATCGGTTATGATCATGAACGTGGAGAAGAAGACGAGGCTCTAATGAAGGAGAAGGAGGATCTATGTCTGGATCTAGTCCTGGGGCCTTAAAGAAAACCACCGGAATTGTAATGGAAAGCCGCATCCTTCCGGAAGGAGATGCATTCTTGCGACTTCTACCAGAAGAAGGAGAAGTAGGAAGTTTCCGAGTAAAAGGGATCAAAAAAAGTAAAACAAGACCTATTGCAGCAGTCGAGCCGGGATCTCTTACCGTATTGGATTATTATTTCACCCAAGGAAGAGAAACGTTTAACGTAAAAGAAATTGGATTAATCAGAAGATTCGATAAGGCAAAGACAGGATATTCGGGAACCGTTTTGGTTTCTTATCTAGTCGAACTTGTTTCCTCTTTTTTAACAGAAGGAGGCTCCCATCCAATGGAGTATAAACTTCTTCTCGGCGCCTTAAAAGAATTGGATGAAGACGGATACAAACCTGTATTCTTGCCCTTTTTCAAACTGAAGTTATTATATGTGGGCGGCTTTTTATCCAAGGAAATAGAATGTGCAAGCTGTGGAAAAAATCTCTCGGAGATCGAGGCCTGCAGTTTGGACGAAACCCATTTCGAAATAGTCTGCGGAGATTGTGGAAATCCTAAACCGGACAAGTATGGACTTGTATTATTCGTCCAAGATTGTTTGGCATTGAGATACAGGGACCTAAAGGACAAAAAGATTTCCCTTGAACTCCTGAAGGAGGCGGATAGCTTAAGCAACCGGGCCTTAAAACCTCTTCTTGGAAAAAGACTTAAATCGGAACCTATGCTCTACGAATCCTTAGGGGAAAATCTTGGATAAACTTTTTAAAACTGCATTTTTACTTATCTATACTATAGGTCTGATTTTTCTGATCATTCTTCAGGAAAGATGGGGGAAGAAGGATATCCCACCTCGTCCCGTTATCTCTGAGGCTTCCAGGAATTGCCAATATCTTGAATGTATCCTCAGGGAGAAAAATCTGGTCCTTGGGGCCCTGGATAAAAGTTGGAAACTGATCGGAAACAAAAGGCTGTTTCCTGACTGGGATGATAACTCCCTTAAAAAATAGGAATTACTACAAAAGACAGAATGAAAGAAACGGAAACTCTTAAACAACTCGTTTTGGAAGCTTTAAAGGAAGGAGTAAAACTCTATTGCGAAAAAGAAGCGCCTAACGTTTCTTTTGCTGATCTCAGGATCCGAATAGAATATTCCAGAGAGGAATCCTTCGGAGATTATTCGACTTCTTTTGCTTTAGAAAATTCTAAACTTCTGGGCAAAAAACCCTTGGATTCGGCTGCACTTCTTGTGAGCTATCTTCAGACTAAAATCGATTTATTCGAGAAGGTAGATTTTACTCCTCCAGGTTTTGTGAATTTTAGGATCTCTCCTTCTTTTTTGATCCGGTTCTTAGAAAACACAGTTCAGAAAAAAGATATTTTTCCTAAATTAGAAAATCCTAAA
The genomic region above belongs to Leptospira saintgironsiae and contains:
- the recO gene encoding DNA repair protein RecO, with the protein product MSGSSPGALKKTTGIVMESRILPEGDAFLRLLPEEGEVGSFRVKGIKKSKTRPIAAVEPGSLTVLDYYFTQGRETFNVKEIGLIRRFDKAKTGYSGTVLVSYLVELVSSFLTEGGSHPMEYKLLLGALKELDEDGYKPVFLPFFKLKLLYVGGFLSKEIECASCGKNLSEIEACSLDETHFEIVCGDCGNPKPDKYGLVLFVQDCLALRYRDLKDKKISLELLKEADSLSNRALKPLLGKRLKSEPMLYESLGENLG
- the ybeY gene encoding rRNA maturation RNase YbeY, with the protein product MESRWKILSTFSFPNINTHISLVLTDDESIQELNRVRRGKDYPTDVLSFPLSFDLTPWELPPNKKENFGPILSLGEIVISWDTCKAQAKSIGHSEEDEFFRLFVHGFLHLIGYDHERGEEDEALMKEKEDLCLDLVLGP